The nucleotide sequence GCTCGACGCGACATACCGACGCGCGGTGACGCGCGACGTCGACGCGATCTGCCACGCGGCCTCGTGGGCGTCCATGTGGAACCATGACGCCCTCGAGCGGGAGCGCTTCTTCGAGCCCACGCGGGACCTGATCGAGCAGGCGATCGGGAACGGGGTGGGGCGGTTCATTCAGGCGAGCACCGTCGCCATCGCCGCCGTCGCGAAGGACGGCGCGCCCCGGGACGACTTCGCCCCCACGCACCACACCGGATTCTGGCCGCATCTCGATCGATTGATCGACCTCGACCGTTACATGCGCGAGCAGGCGCAGCGCGGCACGCAGATGGTGACCTTGCGCCTGGGGCATTTCGTCGGCGTCGGGAATCGCCTGGGCACGCTCCCCGCGCTCGTGCCCCGCCTGCGCACCTATCTCGTTCCCTGGCTCGCGGGCGGACGCAAGCGCTTCCCGATCGTCGCCGACACGGATCTCGGCAATGCCTTCGCGCTGGCGGCGGTGGCCGACGGTCTGGATCCGTACGAGTCGTTCAATGTCTGCGGAACGGAGTTTCCCACCTTGCGCGAGGTGATCGAGCTCGTCGCGGCCGAAACCGGTTTTCCCAGGCCGCTCTACAGCGTGCCGTACGTCGCCGGTTACGCCTTCGGGTGGCTGATGGAAAAACTTCATCCCGTGCTGCCCGGGTCGTCGCCGTTCCTGACGCGCTCGATCGTGCATTTGTGCGAGAGCTGGGTGTGCCCGAACGACTACGCGCGCGCCAAGCTCGGCTACGTTCCCCGCAAGGACTGGCGCACGGCGGTGCGCGAGCATCTCGCCGATCTGATGAGCGCAGGCTATCCCTGGGTTCGCCTCGCCCAGCCCGCCTGACGCTGGAGAATCGCGCTTGGGTCGCCTCGACGTCGGAGTGCAGGTGGGACAGCGGGCCGTGGTCTCGATCCGCTCGCAGACGGTCGCGATTCCCGATCCCGCCCGGCTCGTCCATCTTCAGTTCCGACGGTTCGCGGGCTGCCCCTTCTGCAGCCTGCATCTGCGGTCGGTCGCGCGGGACCATGACGCCATCGTCGCGGCCGGCGTTCGGGAAGTGGTCGTGTTCCGTTCGCCGGCGACGCCTCTGCGACGACATTACGAGGACGCGCCGTTTGCGGTTATCGCGGACCCGGGCGGAGAGCTGTACGACGCCTTTGGCGTCGGCTCGGGCGCGCGGGCGGTGCTCGATCCGCGCGCCTGGGCCGCGGCCGCGCGG is from Sulfurifustis variabilis and encodes:
- a CDS encoding NAD-dependent epimerase/dehydratase family protein gives rise to the protein MSGRRRRVLVTGANGFLGRNVLVALMANPDIEPIAACRHPERLPPVFHGEIRPGDLLDATYRRAVTRDVDAICHAASWASMWNHDALERERFFEPTRDLIEQAIGNGVGRFIQASTVAIAAVAKDGAPRDDFAPTHHTGFWPHLDRLIDLDRYMREQAQRGTQMVTLRLGHFVGVGNRLGTLPALVPRLRTYLVPWLAGGRKRFPIVADTDLGNAFALAAVADGLDPYESFNVCGTEFPTLREVIELVAAETGFPRPLYSVPYVAGYAFGWLMEKLHPVLPGSSPFLTRSIVHLCESWVCPNDYARAKLGYVPRKDWRTAVREHLADLMSAGYPWVRLAQPA
- a CDS encoding AhpC/TSA family protein: MGRLDVGVQVGQRAVVSIRSQTVAIPDPARLVHLQFRRFAGCPFCSLHLRSVARDHDAIVAAGVREVVVFRSPATPLRRHYEDAPFAVIADPGGELYDAFGVGSGARAVLDPRAWAAAARGVAVMWPRLPALPANGAAMLGLPADFLIGSDGRVRACHYGVHADDQWSVDRLLGLARLHA